In the Megasphaera vaginalis (ex Bordigoni et al. 2020) genome, one interval contains:
- a CDS encoding alpha/beta hydrolase, translating to MGCLFRAIRNLFVAALFLCLVGGAYVGNRTYEAFREAPWDQLLGIENHGNDTRLIDRLEREEQWRPVTVTAADGLRLRGTYIENEEYTAHTVVLLHGLYQNRGMCLPYIPMYKQLGYNILLVDLRGHGESEGRHTDWGLTETSDMDAWFAWLKEQDRAMQIGLHGVSLGAAMALLYAGEKDNVQPDFVIADSAYGNIPSLGREKLLRWSGDERLLWGYTVLEPFFQGAMFIRTGKVLADIEPAHAARSIHVPILFLHGEADTLVPVQTAYALYDSCGSNDKHIWIFPASPHAAGIETDRAAYEEKVINFLEEHK from the coding sequence ATGGGCTGCTTATTCAGAGCGATCCGCAATCTGTTTGTTGCGGCGCTTTTTCTCTGTCTCGTTGGCGGCGCCTATGTCGGCAATCGTACTTATGAAGCCTTTAGAGAGGCGCCGTGGGATCAGCTGTTGGGAATTGAAAATCATGGAAACGATACCCGGTTAATCGACAGGCTGGAACGGGAAGAACAGTGGCGGCCGGTGACGGTTACCGCTGCTGACGGGCTTCGTTTGCGGGGAACGTATATTGAGAATGAGGAATATACTGCCCATACAGTAGTACTGCTGCATGGCCTTTATCAAAACCGCGGGATGTGTTTGCCCTATATTCCTATGTATAAGCAGTTGGGGTATAATATTCTCCTTGTCGATTTGCGCGGTCATGGCGAAAGCGAAGGAAGACATACGGATTGGGGATTGACGGAAACAAGCGATATGGATGCTTGGTTTGCGTGGCTGAAAGAGCAAGATCGCGCGATGCAGATCGGTCTTCACGGTGTATCGCTGGGAGCGGCGATGGCATTGCTCTACGCCGGCGAAAAAGACAATGTACAACCGGACTTTGTCATTGCAGACAGCGCTTATGGGAATATTCCCAGTTTGGGAAGAGAAAAACTGCTTCGCTGGTCCGGTGATGAACGTCTCTTGTGGGGATATACCGTTTTGGAACCCTTTTTTCAAGGCGCCATGTTTATTCGAACAGGAAAAGTTTTGGCTGATATTGAACCGGCGCACGCCGCTCGTTCCATTCATGTGCCGATACTTTTTTTACACGGCGAAGCGGATACCTTGGTCCCCGTACAGACGGCGTATGCTCTTTATGACTCATGCGGCAGCAATGATAAACATATCTGGATTTTTCCCGCTTCTCCTCACGCTGCGGGGATTGAGACGGATCGTGCTGCATATGAAGAAAAAGTCATCAATTTTCTGGAAGAGCATAAATAG